A window of the Streptomyces sp. JB150 genome harbors these coding sequences:
- a CDS encoding cysteine desulfurase/sulfurtransferase TusA family protein encodes MAYFDAASAAPLHPVARQALAASLDEGWADPARLYREGRKARMLLDAAREAAAEAVGCRPDELVFTSSGTRAVHAGVSGALAGRRRVGRHLIVSAVEHSSVLHSAESHEADGGTVTRVAVDRTGAVSPAAYAGALRADTALACLQSANHEVGTVQPVAEVAEICRAAGVPLLVDAAQSLAWGPVAGDWSVLTASAHKWGGPSGVGLLVVRKGVRFAPQGPADERESGRAPGFENIPAIVAAAASLRAVRAEADAEAVRLRELTHRIRARVPELVPDVEVVGDPERRLPGIVTFSCLYVDGEALLHELDREGFSVSSGSSCTSSTLTPSHVLKAMGVLSEGNVRVSLPFGAVSEDVDGFLEVLPRAVAGVREKLGAPVAETAVRDDVLVVDSLGKRCPIPVIELAKVIGEVPVGGLVRVLSDDEAARLDIPAWCEMRGQEYVGEEPAERGAAYLVRRSG; translated from the coding sequence ATGGCCTACTTCGATGCCGCTTCCGCCGCTCCCCTGCACCCCGTCGCCCGGCAGGCGTTGGCGGCCTCCCTGGATGAGGGATGGGCGGATCCGGCCCGGTTGTACCGGGAAGGGCGCAAGGCCCGGATGCTGCTGGACGCGGCGCGGGAGGCGGCCGCCGAGGCGGTCGGCTGCCGACCCGACGAGCTGGTGTTCACCTCCTCCGGCACCCGGGCCGTGCACGCGGGCGTCTCGGGCGCGTTGGCGGGCCGGCGGAGGGTGGGGCGCCACCTGATCGTGTCAGCCGTCGAACATTCCTCGGTACTGCATTCGGCGGAGTCCCACGAGGCGGACGGCGGCACGGTCACGCGGGTCGCGGTGGACCGCACCGGCGCCGTCAGCCCCGCGGCGTACGCGGGAGCCCTGCGCGCGGACACCGCGCTGGCCTGCCTGCAGTCGGCCAACCACGAGGTGGGCACCGTGCAGCCGGTGGCCGAGGTGGCCGAGATCTGCCGGGCGGCCGGGGTGCCGCTGCTGGTGGACGCGGCGCAGTCGCTGGCCTGGGGTCCGGTCGCGGGCGACTGGTCCGTGCTGACGGCGAGCGCCCACAAGTGGGGCGGGCCGTCCGGGGTCGGACTGCTCGTCGTCCGCAAGGGCGTGCGGTTCGCGCCGCAGGGACCGGCGGACGAGCGGGAGTCGGGCCGGGCTCCCGGCTTCGAGAACATCCCCGCGATCGTGGCGGCGGCGGCCTCGCTGCGGGCCGTACGGGCGGAGGCGGACGCCGAGGCGGTACGGCTGCGGGAGCTGACGCACCGGATCCGGGCGCGGGTGCCGGAACTGGTGCCGGACGTCGAGGTGGTGGGCGACCCGGAGCGGCGGCTGCCGGGGATCGTCACCTTCTCGTGTCTCTATGTCGACGGCGAGGCGCTGCTGCACGAGCTGGACCGGGAGGGCTTCTCGGTCTCGTCCGGCTCGTCCTGCACCAGCAGCACCCTGACGCCCAGCCACGTGCTGAAGGCGATGGGGGTGCTGAGCGAGGGCAATGTGCGGGTGTCGCTGCCCTTCGGGGCGGTCTCCGAGGACGTCGACGGGTTCCTGGAGGTGCTGCCGCGGGCGGTGGCCGGGGTGCGGGAGAAGCTGGGCGCGCCGGTGGCCGAGACCGCCGTGCGCGACGACGTCCTGGTCGTGGACTCCCTCGGCAAGCGCTGCCCGATCCCGGTCATCGAGCTGGCCAAGGTCATCGGCGAGGTGCCGGTGGGCGGCCTCGTCCGGGTCCTGTCGGACGACGAGGCCGCGCGCCTGGACATCCCGGCGTGGTGCGAGATGCGCGGGCAGGAGTACGTGGGCGAGGAGCCGGCGGAGCGGGGAGCGGCGTACCTGGTGCGCCGCTCCGGCTGA
- the coxB gene encoding cytochrome c oxidase subunit II: MSPNGSDRSPRRPMRRKLLQALTAGLVLATATGCTWEDFPRLGMPTPTTEEAPIVLSLWQGSWAAALAVGVLVWGLILWSAIFHRRSRTKVEIPPQTRYNVPIEALYTVVPIIIVSVLFYFTARDESKLLSMDKKPDVTVNVVGFQWSWCFNYIENVEGSTGDAKTAKELDAVPDRYKKDFPANAGGVYTCGVPGDRNPQTGNPGPTLWLPKGKTVRFVLTSRDVIHSFWVVPFLMKQDVIPGHPNAFQVTPNREGTFLGKCAELCGNDHSRMLFNVKVVSPERYEQHLKELAEKGQTGYVPAGIEQSEHAKDREANVL; encoded by the coding sequence GTGAGTCCCAACGGCTCCGACCGCTCGCCGCGGCGCCCGATGCGGCGGAAGCTGCTGCAGGCACTGACCGCGGGCCTGGTCCTGGCGACCGCCACCGGTTGCACATGGGAGGACTTCCCCCGCCTTGGCATGCCCACCCCCACCACGGAAGAGGCGCCGATCGTCCTCTCCCTGTGGCAGGGCTCCTGGGCTGCCGCGCTCGCCGTCGGCGTGCTGGTGTGGGGCTTGATCCTTTGGAGTGCCATCTTCCACCGGCGCAGCCGCACCAAGGTGGAGATCCCTCCGCAGACCCGGTACAACGTGCCGATCGAGGCGCTGTACACGGTCGTACCGATCATCATCGTGTCGGTCCTCTTCTACTTCACGGCTCGCGACGAGTCGAAGCTGCTCTCCATGGACAAGAAGCCCGACGTCACGGTCAACGTGGTCGGCTTCCAGTGGAGCTGGTGCTTCAACTACATCGAGAACGTCGAGGGTTCCACCGGCGACGCCAAGACCGCCAAGGAACTGGACGCGGTCCCCGACCGCTACAAGAAGGACTTCCCGGCGAACGCCGGCGGCGTCTACACCTGCGGTGTCCCCGGTGACCGCAACCCGCAGACCGGCAACCCCGGCCCCACCCTGTGGCTGCCGAAGGGCAAGACGGTCCGCTTCGTCCTGACCTCCCGGGACGTCATCCACTCGTTCTGGGTGGTGCCGTTCCTGATGAAGCAGGACGTCATCCCGGGCCACCCGAACGCCTTCCAGGTGACCCCGAACCGTGAGGGCACGTTCCTGGGCAAGTGCGCCGAGCTGTGCGGCAACGACCACTCCCGGATGCTGTTCAACGTGAAGGTCGTCTCGCCGGAGCGCTACGAGCAGCACCTGAAGGAGCTGGCCGAGAAGGGCCAGACCGGTTACGTGCCCGCCGGTATCGAGCAGTCCGAGCACGCGAAGGACCGGGAGGCGAACGTCCTGTGA
- the ctaD gene encoding cytochrome c oxidase subunit I — protein MSIVNEPAGAPEAGTYENELPVRRKQPGNIVVKWLTTTDHKTIGTLYLTTSFAFFCIGGILALFMRAELARPGLQMMSNEQFNQAFTMHGTIMLLMFATPLFAGFANWIMPLQIGAPDVAFPRLNMFAYWLYLFGSLIAVGGFLTPNGAASFGWFAYTPLSDAVRSPGLGSDMWIMGLAFSGFGTILGAVNFITTIICMRAPGMTMFRMPIFTWNVLLTGVLVLLAFPVLAAALFALEADRKFGAHIFDAANGGALLWQHLFWFFGHPEVYIIALPFFGIISEVIPVFSRKPMFGYWGLVAATIAIAGLSVTVWAHHMYVTGGVLLPFFSFMTFLIAVPTGVKFFNWIGTMWKGSLSFETPMLWATGFLITFTFGGLTGVILASPPMDFHISDSYFVVAHFHYVVFGTVVFAMFSGFHFWWPKFTGKMLDERLGKITFWTLFVGFHGTFLVQHWLGAEGMPRRYADYLAADGFTALNTISTISSFVLGASILPFFYNVWKTAKYGKPVGVDDPWGYGRSLEWATSCPPPRHNFITLPRIRSESPAFDLHHPDIAALEQLENDGKRDALVGSKEAGK, from the coding sequence GTGAGTATCGTCAACGAACCCGCAGGTGCCCCCGAGGCAGGCACCTACGAGAACGAACTGCCGGTCCGGCGCAAGCAGCCCGGCAACATCGTGGTGAAGTGGCTGACGACCACCGACCACAAGACCATCGGAACGCTGTACCTGACGACGTCGTTCGCGTTCTTCTGCATCGGCGGCATCCTGGCGCTGTTCATGCGCGCCGAGCTGGCCCGTCCGGGTCTGCAGATGATGTCGAACGAGCAGTTCAACCAGGCGTTCACGATGCACGGCACGATCATGCTGCTGATGTTCGCGACGCCGCTGTTCGCGGGCTTCGCGAACTGGATCATGCCGCTGCAGATCGGCGCCCCCGACGTCGCGTTCCCGCGGCTGAACATGTTCGCCTACTGGCTGTACCTGTTCGGCTCGCTGATCGCGGTGGGCGGCTTCCTCACCCCGAACGGCGCCGCCAGCTTCGGCTGGTTCGCCTACACCCCGCTGTCCGACGCGGTCCGCTCGCCGGGCCTCGGCTCCGACATGTGGATCATGGGCCTGGCCTTCTCCGGCTTCGGCACCATCCTCGGCGCGGTCAACTTCATCACCACGATCATCTGCATGCGCGCCCCCGGCATGACGATGTTCCGCATGCCGATCTTCACCTGGAACGTCCTGCTGACCGGTGTCCTGGTCCTGCTGGCCTTCCCGGTCCTGGCCGCCGCGCTGTTCGCCCTGGAGGCGGACCGCAAGTTCGGGGCGCACATCTTCGACGCGGCCAACGGCGGCGCCTTGCTGTGGCAGCACCTCTTCTGGTTCTTCGGACACCCGGAGGTGTACATCATCGCCCTGCCGTTCTTCGGCATCATCAGTGAGGTCATCCCGGTCTTCTCCCGCAAGCCGATGTTCGGCTACTGGGGTCTGGTCGCGGCGACCATCGCGATCGCCGGCCTGTCCGTGACCGTGTGGGCGCACCACATGTACGTCACCGGCGGTGTGCTGCTGCCGTTCTTCTCCTTCATGACGTTCCTCATCGCCGTCCCGACCGGTGTGAAGTTCTTCAACTGGATCGGCACGATGTGGAAGGGCTCGCTGTCCTTCGAGACACCGATGCTCTGGGCGACCGGCTTCCTGATCACCTTCACCTTCGGTGGTCTGACCGGTGTCATCCTGGCCTCGCCGCCCATGGACTTCCACATCTCCGACTCGTACTTCGTGGTGGCCCACTTCCACTACGTGGTCTTCGGCACGGTCGTCTTCGCGATGTTCTCCGGCTTCCACTTCTGGTGGCCGAAGTTCACCGGCAAGATGCTCGACGAGCGCCTGGGCAAGATCACCTTCTGGACGCTGTTCGTCGGCTTCCACGGCACCTTCCTGGTGCAGCACTGGCTGGGCGCCGAGGGCATGCCGCGCCGGTACGCCGACTACCTGGCGGCCGACGGCTTCACCGCCCTGAACACGATCTCCACGATCAGCTCGTTCGTCCTGGGCGCGTCGATCCTGCCGTTCTTCTACAACGTCTGGAAGACCGCCAAGTACGGCAAGCCGGTCGGCGTGGACGACCCGTGGGGCTACGGCCGCTCCCTGGAGTGGGCGACCTCCTGCCCGCCGCCGCGGCACAACTTCATCACCCTGCCGCGGATCCGCAGCGAATCCCCGGCGTTCGACCTGCACCACCCCGACATCGCCGCCCTCGAGCAGCTTGAGAACGACGGCAAGCGGGACGCGCTCGTGGGCAGCAAGGAGGCCGGCAAGTGA
- a CDS encoding cytochrome c oxidase subunit 4: protein MKIQGKMFMWLSVFVLAMAVVYGVWSKEPAGTTALFLAFGLCIMIGFYLGFTAKRVDVGAQDNLEADVADDAGELGFFSPHSWQPLSLAIGGALAFLGVAVGWWLLYFAFPVILIGIFGWVFEYYRGENRTQ from the coding sequence GTGAAGATCCAGGGCAAGATGTTCATGTGGCTGAGCGTCTTCGTCCTCGCCATGGCGGTCGTCTATGGCGTGTGGTCGAAGGAGCCGGCCGGCACCACGGCCCTCTTCCTGGCCTTCGGCCTGTGCATCATGATCGGCTTCTACCTCGGCTTCACGGCCAAGCGGGTCGACGTCGGTGCGCAGGACAACCTGGAGGCGGACGTCGCGGACGACGCCGGCGAGCTGGGCTTCTTCAGCCCGCACAGCTGGCAGCCGCTGTCCCTGGCGATCGGCGGCGCCCTCGCCTTCCTCGGTGTCGCGGTCGGCTGGTGGCTGCTGTACTTCGCCTTCCCGGTCATCCTGATCGGCATCTTCGGCTGGGTCTTCGAGTACTACCGCGGTGAGAACCGCACCCAGTAG
- a CDS encoding Ig-like domain-containing protein, with the protein MSHTPRSRTAVTGALLLISLGPAITSCGGDGHPLSAAPYDATDQISFSGPVGEGKKADPDKPLEITAQDSDGRITDVTAVDAAGRHLAGELSADGARWHSTSPLAANARYTVRVSTEDEDGRPGRRVLVLDTGRPVAEKRLDVTFGPKAGTYGVGQPITAELSREVTDRAQRAVVERALKVRSTPAVEGSWHWVDDKKLHYRPKEYWPAHATVQVNSNLEGIKISDRLWGGTAKPLRITTGDAVVAVTDASSHHMTVYRNGKEINSIPVTTGKPGFETRNGVKVVLGKEYFVRMRSTSIGIAAGSSESYDLPVYYATRVTWSGEYVHAAPWSVGSQGYANVSHGCTGMSTGNAAWFFQNVREGDVVKVVNSYGATMEPFGNGFGDWNLTWDTWREGSALTAGRPEAPEPDETARLRPAAV; encoded by the coding sequence ATGAGCCACACACCGCGTTCCCGTACCGCCGTCACCGGCGCCCTGCTGCTGATATCCCTCGGCCCCGCCATCACCTCCTGCGGCGGCGACGGACACCCGCTGTCGGCCGCGCCGTACGACGCGACGGACCAGATCTCCTTCAGCGGACCCGTGGGCGAGGGGAAGAAGGCCGACCCGGACAAGCCCCTGGAAATCACCGCCCAGGACTCCGACGGGCGCATCACGGACGTCACGGCCGTGGACGCGGCCGGCCGCCATCTGGCGGGCGAACTCTCCGCCGACGGGGCCCGCTGGCACTCCACGTCCCCGCTCGCCGCGAACGCCCGCTACACGGTCCGGGTGAGCACCGAGGACGAGGACGGCCGGCCCGGCCGCCGGGTCCTGGTCCTCGACACCGGCCGGCCCGTCGCCGAGAAGCGCCTCGACGTCACCTTCGGGCCCAAGGCGGGCACCTACGGCGTCGGCCAGCCCATCACCGCCGAACTCAGCCGCGAGGTGACGGACAGGGCTCAGCGGGCCGTCGTCGAACGCGCCCTCAAGGTGCGCTCCACGCCCGCCGTGGAGGGCTCCTGGCACTGGGTGGACGACAAGAAGCTCCACTACCGCCCCAAGGAGTACTGGCCCGCCCACGCCACCGTCCAGGTCAACAGCAACCTGGAGGGCATCAAGATCAGCGACCGGCTGTGGGGCGGCACCGCGAAGCCGCTGAGGATCACCACGGGCGACGCGGTCGTCGCCGTCACGGACGCCTCGTCCCACCACATGACCGTCTACCGGAACGGCAAGGAGATCAACTCCATACCGGTCACCACCGGCAAGCCCGGCTTCGAGACCCGCAACGGCGTCAAGGTGGTGCTCGGCAAGGAGTACTTCGTACGGATGCGCAGTACGAGCATCGGCATCGCCGCCGGCTCGTCCGAGTCGTACGACCTGCCCGTCTACTACGCCACCCGGGTCACCTGGAGCGGCGAGTACGTGCACGCCGCCCCCTGGTCGGTGGGCTCCCAGGGCTACGCCAACGTCAGCCACGGCTGCACCGGCATGAGCACCGGCAACGCCGCCTGGTTCTTCCAGAACGTCCGCGAGGGTGACGTGGTGAAGGTCGTCAACTCCTACGGCGCCACCATGGAGCCATTCGGCAACGGCTTCGGCGACTGGAACCTCACCTGGGACACCTGGCGAGAGGGCAGCGCCCTGACCGCCGGCCGGCCGGAAGCCCCCGAGCCGGACGAAACCGCACGTCTACGACCGGCCGCGGTGTAG
- a CDS encoding response regulator transcription factor codes for MQPTATVLVYSDDSNTREQVRLAAGRRPAPDAPLVEFVECATAAAVVRELDKGGIDVCVLDGEAVPMGGMGLCRQIKDEVFRCPPVLLLIGRPQDAWLATWSRAEAAVTLPVDPVEFASALASLLRQRKLQSA; via the coding sequence ATGCAGCCGACCGCCACGGTGCTGGTCTACAGCGACGACTCCAACACCCGCGAGCAGGTGCGGCTAGCGGCCGGGCGCCGGCCCGCTCCGGACGCGCCCCTGGTGGAGTTCGTGGAGTGCGCGACTGCGGCGGCCGTCGTCAGGGAGCTGGACAAGGGCGGGATCGACGTCTGCGTGCTGGACGGGGAGGCCGTGCCCATGGGCGGCATGGGGCTGTGCCGGCAGATCAAGGACGAGGTGTTCCGGTGCCCGCCGGTACTGCTGCTGATCGGGCGGCCGCAGGACGCGTGGCTGGCGACGTGGAGCCGGGCCGAGGCGGCGGTGACGCTGCCGGTGGATCCGGTGGAGTTCGCCTCCGCGCTGGCGTCTCTGCTGCGGCAGCGGAAGCTGCAGAGCGCCTGA
- a CDS encoding heme-copper oxidase subunit III, whose translation MSVVATATTVDTGHAHPSVNRPNLVSVGTIIWLSSELMFFAALFAMYFTLRSVTGPEFWSEKADALNFPFSATNTTILVLSSLTCQLGVFAAERGDVKKLRMWFIVTFIMGAIFIGGQVYEYTELVKHEGLSLSSDPYGSAFYLTTGFHGLHVTGGLIAFLLVLGRTYAARRFTHEQATAAIVVSYYWHFVDVVWIGLFATIYMIK comes from the coding sequence ATGTCGGTCGTGGCGACAGCAACGACAGTAGACACCGGGCACGCGCACCCGTCGGTCAACCGACCGAACCTCGTCAGCGTCGGAACCATCATTTGGCTGAGTTCCGAGCTGATGTTCTTCGCGGCCCTCTTCGCGATGTACTTCACCCTGCGATCGGTGACAGGACCCGAGTTCTGGAGTGAGAAGGCGGACGCCTTGAACTTCCCGTTCTCGGCGACGAACACCACGATCCTGGTGCTCTCCTCCCTCACCTGCCAGCTCGGCGTCTTCGCCGCCGAGCGCGGTGACGTGAAGAAGCTCCGGATGTGGTTCATCGTCACCTTCATCATGGGTGCGATCTTCATCGGCGGCCAGGTGTACGAGTACACCGAGCTGGTCAAGCACGAGGGCCTCTCGCTCTCCTCCGACCCCTACGGCTCGGCCTTCTACCTGACCACCGGCTTCCACGGCCTGCACGTGACGGGCGGTCTCATCGCCTTCCTGCTGGTCCTTGGCCGTACCTACGCGGCCCGTAGGTTCACCCACGAGCAGGCGACCGCCGCCATCGTCGTGTCCTACTACTGGCACTTCGTCGATGTCGTCTGGATCGGCCTCTTCGCCACGATCTACATGATCAAGTAG
- a CDS encoding c-type cytochrome produces the protein MKKLSARRRHPLAAVVVLLLALAATGGLYAAFAPAGKAQADETAQSLAIDEGKKLYAVGCASCHGTGGQGTSDGPSLVGVGAAAVDFQVGTGRMPAATSQGAQVPRKKNIYTQAEIDQLAAYISSLGAGPAVPTEEQYGPEGADIAKGGELFRNNCAQCHNFTGKGGALTKGKYAPSLEGVDPKHIYEAMQTGPQNMPSFPDTTLSEQNKKDIIAYLNAVNSDETETPGGMELGGIGPVAEGLFGWIFGLGTLIAIAVWVAARTAKAKKS, from the coding sequence GTGAAAAAGCTCTCCGCACGACGACGCCATCCGCTGGCGGCGGTCGTCGTCCTACTCCTCGCGCTGGCGGCTACCGGGGGGCTGTACGCCGCGTTCGCACCCGCGGGCAAGGCGCAGGCCGATGAAACCGCCCAGTCCCTTGCCATCGACGAGGGCAAGAAGCTCTACGCCGTAGGCTGCGCCAGCTGCCACGGCACCGGCGGTCAGGGCACCTCCGACGGTCCGAGCCTGGTCGGCGTGGGTGCGGCGGCCGTCGACTTCCAGGTCGGCACCGGCCGCATGCCGGCCGCCACCTCCCAGGGCGCCCAGGTGCCGCGGAAGAAGAACATCTACACCCAGGCCGAGATCGACCAGCTCGCGGCGTACATCTCCTCGCTGGGTGCCGGCCCCGCCGTCCCGACCGAGGAGCAGTACGGTCCGGAGGGCGCGGACATCGCCAAGGGTGGCGAGCTGTTCCGCAACAACTGCGCGCAGTGCCACAACTTCACCGGCAAGGGCGGTGCCCTCACCAAGGGCAAGTACGCGCCGTCCCTGGAAGGCGTGGACCCGAAGCACATCTACGAGGCCATGCAGACCGGCCCGCAGAACATGCCCTCCTTCCCCGACACCACCCTGTCGGAACAGAACAAGAAGGACATCATCGCGTACCTGAACGCGGTCAACAGCGACGAGACGGAGACCCCCGGCGGGATGGAGCTGGGCGGCATCGGCCCGGTCGCCGAAGGCCTCTTCGGCTGGATCTTCGGCCTCGGCACCCTCATCGCCATCGCCGTGTGGGTGGCCGCCCGGACCGCAAAGGCCAAGAAGTCATGA
- a CDS encoding Rieske 2Fe-2S domain-containing protein has protein sequence MSSQDIPEENLPAAQDTAHGALGVADEKDPFADPGLPPHEPRVQDIDERAAKRSERTVALLFTVSMLATIGFIASFVAIPHDKSIYVFTLGHINAMNFALGLTLGVALFCIGAGAVHWGRTLMSDHELVGERHPIEAPADVRAQVHADFRQGAAESQLGRRKLIRNTMFGAMAMVPLSGVVLLRDLGPLPEDKLRHTLWSKGKLIVNMNTNEPLRPSDVAVGSLTFAKPEGLEEHDHGFQNEIAKAALMLVRIRPEDIKDKRELEWSHEGIVAYSKICTHVGCPISLYEQQTHHVLCPCHQSTFDLSDGARVIFGPAGHPLPQLRIGVNDEGYLEALGDFEEPVGPAFWERG, from the coding sequence ATGAGCAGCCAAGACATTCCCGAAGAGAACCTGCCCGCAGCGCAGGACACCGCACACGGCGCGCTGGGCGTCGCGGACGAGAAGGACCCGTTCGCCGACCCGGGCCTGCCGCCGCACGAGCCCCGCGTCCAGGACATCGACGAGCGGGCCGCCAAGCGGTCCGAGCGCACGGTGGCCCTGCTGTTCACGGTGTCGATGCTGGCCACCATCGGCTTCATCGCCTCGTTCGTGGCGATCCCGCACGACAAGTCGATCTACGTCTTCACGCTCGGGCACATCAACGCGATGAACTTCGCGCTGGGCCTGACCCTGGGCGTGGCGCTGTTCTGCATCGGCGCGGGCGCGGTCCACTGGGGCCGCACCCTGATGTCCGACCACGAGCTGGTCGGGGAGCGGCACCCGATCGAGGCCCCGGCCGACGTCCGTGCCCAGGTGCACGCCGACTTCCGGCAGGGCGCCGCCGAGTCCCAGCTGGGCCGGCGCAAGCTGATCCGCAACACCATGTTCGGCGCGATGGCCATGGTGCCGCTGTCCGGCGTGGTCCTGCTGCGCGACCTCGGTCCGCTGCCCGAGGACAAGCTGCGCCACACCCTGTGGTCCAAGGGCAAGCTGATCGTCAACATGAACACCAACGAGCCGCTGCGGCCGTCGGACGTCGCGGTGGGCTCGCTGACCTTCGCCAAGCCCGAGGGCCTGGAGGAGCACGACCACGGCTTCCAGAACGAGATCGCCAAGGCCGCCCTGATGCTCGTCCGGATCAGGCCGGAGGACATCAAGGACAAGCGCGAGCTCGAGTGGTCGCACGAGGGCATCGTGGCGTACTCCAAGATCTGCACGCACGTCGGTTGCCCGATCTCCCTGTACGAGCAGCAGACGCACCACGTGCTGTGCCCCTGCCACCAGTCCACCTTCGACCTCTCCGACGGTGCCCGGGTCATCTTCGGTCCCGCCGGTCACCCGCTGCCGCAGCTGCGCATCGGTGTGAACGACGAGGGTTACCTCGAAGCGCTCGGCGACTTCGAAGAGCCCGTCGGTCCTGCATTCTGGGAGCGCGGATGA
- a CDS encoding cytochrome bc complex cytochrome b subunit has translation MSTNEPTESRSRGKAPAGERVADWADGRLGIYSLAKANMRKIFPDHWSFMLGEVCLYSFLIIILTGVYLTLFFHPSMNEVEYHGSYIPMQGQLMSEAYKSTLDISFDVRGGLLIRQIHHWAAIVFLAGMFVHMMRVFFTGAFRKPREINWLFGFLLFVLGMFTGFTGYSLPDDLLSGTGVRFTQGAILSVPIVGTYISMFLFGGEFPGDDFVARFYSIHILLLPGIMLGLVVAHLILVFYHKHTQFAGPGKTNNNVVGMPLLPVYMAKAGGFFFLVFGVIAVLAGIATVNPIWALGPYRPDMVSTGAQPDWYMGFAEGLVRAMPGWEINLWGHTLVLGVFVPLVLFGLFLAAIAVYPFIESWVTGDKREHHILDRPRNAPTRTALGVAWVTAYMIMLIGGGNDIVATHFHLSINAVTWFVRIGFFVGPVIAFVVTKRICLGLQRRDKDKVLHGRETGTIKRLPHGEYIEVHEPLSQAALYSLTAHDQYQPAEIGPTVDENGVERKVKGSEKLRAKLSKAYFGEDSQVAKPTVEEYKEITSGHGHH, from the coding sequence ATGAGCACCAACGAACCCACCGAGTCCCGCTCTCGCGGGAAGGCACCGGCCGGCGAGCGCGTCGCCGACTGGGCCGACGGCCGGCTGGGGATCTACTCCCTGGCCAAGGCCAACATGCGGAAGATCTTCCCGGACCACTGGTCCTTCATGCTGGGCGAGGTCTGCCTCTACAGCTTCCTCATCATCATCCTCACGGGTGTGTACCTGACCCTGTTCTTCCACCCGTCGATGAACGAGGTGGAGTACCACGGCAGCTACATCCCGATGCAGGGCCAGCTGATGAGCGAGGCCTACAAGTCGACGCTGGACATCAGCTTCGACGTCCGCGGCGGTCTGCTGATCCGGCAGATCCACCACTGGGCGGCCATCGTCTTCCTCGCCGGCATGTTCGTGCACATGATGCGCGTCTTCTTCACCGGCGCGTTCCGCAAGCCGCGTGAGATCAACTGGCTGTTCGGCTTCCTGCTGTTCGTCCTCGGCATGTTCACCGGTTTCACCGGCTACTCGCTCCCGGACGACCTGCTCTCCGGCACCGGTGTCCGCTTCACGCAGGGCGCGATCCTGTCCGTGCCGATCGTCGGCACGTACATCTCGATGTTCCTGTTCGGCGGGGAGTTCCCCGGCGACGACTTCGTCGCCCGGTTCTACTCGATCCACATCCTGCTGCTGCCGGGCATCATGCTCGGTCTCGTGGTGGCCCACCTGATCCTGGTCTTCTACCACAAGCACACGCAGTTCGCGGGTCCCGGCAAGACCAACAACAACGTCGTCGGCATGCCGCTGCTGCCGGTCTACATGGCCAAGGCCGGAGGCTTCTTCTTCCTGGTCTTCGGTGTCATCGCGGTCCTCGCCGGCATCGCGACGGTCAACCCGATCTGGGCCCTGGGCCCGTACCGCCCGGACATGGTGTCCACCGGCGCCCAGCCCGACTGGTACATGGGCTTCGCCGAGGGTCTCGTCCGCGCCATGCCCGGCTGGGAGATCAACCTGTGGGGTCACACGCTGGTCCTCGGCGTGTTCGTCCCGCTGGTGCTGTTCGGCCTCTTCCTGGCGGCGATCGCGGTCTACCCGTTCATCGAGTCCTGGGTCACCGGCGACAAGCGCGAGCACCACATCCTGGACCGCCCGCGCAACGCCCCGACCCGCACCGCGCTCGGTGTCGCCTGGGTCACGGCATACATGATCATGCTGATCGGTGGTGGCAACGACATCGTCGCCACGCACTTCCACCTGTCGATCAACGCGGTCACCTGGTTCGTCCGGATCGGCTTCTTCGTCGGCCCGGTCATCGCCTTCGTGGTCACCAAGCGCATCTGCCTCGGCCTGCAGCGCCGGGACAAGGACAAGGTGCTGCACGGTCGCGAGACCGGCACCATCAAGCGCCTGCCGCACGGTGAGTACATCGAGGTCCACGAGCCGCTCAGCCAGGCGGCCCTGTACAGCCTCACGGCGCACGACCAGTACCAGCCGGCCGAGATCGGCCCGACGGTCGACGAGAACGGTGTCGAGCGCAAGGTGAAGGGCTCCGAGAAGCTGCGCGCCAAGCTCAGCAAGGCGTACTTCGGCGAGGACAGCCAGGTCGCCAAGCCCACCGTCGAGGAGTACAAGGAGATCACGAGCGGCCACGGCCACCACTGA